The Chryseobacterium phocaeense genome includes the window TACGGTTCCAGAGGTTCCAGGGGAGCTATTATGATCACTACCAAATCCGGAAAAACAAAAAAAGGAAAAGTTCAGATCACACTCAATTCATACACCAGTTTTGATACCGTTCTGAAATGGCCGGATTACCAGTATGAATACGGGCAGGGAACCATGCAGAAAGATAAAGCAGGAAATTATTACTATTCATATGGAGCTTCTCCAGACGGTGTGAACACCGGATCTACCAGCAGCGCCTTCGGACCGAAATTTGCCGGGCAATACTACTTTCAGTATGATCCGTCCGTAGAAGGGCAGAGCAAAGAAAGACAGCTTTGGAGACCTTACAAAAATAACATCAAAGATTTCTGGCAGGTAGGAACCACTTATTCAAACAGCTTGTCACTGGAGCATTCCAACGAGAACACCGCTTTCAGATCATCGCTTTCCTATCTTAAAAATGATTGGATGATGCCGAATACCGGCTTTGACAGGCTGAATGCAGCTGTGTCCGTTGATCACAAGATGAACAGCAGGCTGAAGGTGGGGACCAAATTGAATTTCAGCCAGACCAAGAGTGATAACCTTCCGGCTACGGGGTACAACAACCAGTCGATATCCTATTTCATGATCTTCCAGAATCCCAATGTAGATCTGGCATGGTACAGACCAATCTGGAAAAGCGGACAGGAGCAGGTGGATCAGATACACCCATTCAGTTCATACATTGATAACCCTTACCTTATTGCCTATGAAAACCTGAATTCTACAGATAAGAAAATTATTACCGGAAATATTAATGTGAATTATCAGTTCGCAAAAAACTTTGACGTAGCCTTTAAATCCGGTCTTGAATGGAGCAATGAATTCCGTACCCAAAGAAGGCCGTGGAGCTCCGCCAATTATCTGAAAGGATATTACAGAGAGCAGTATATCAAATATTTTGACCTGAATAATGATATTTTATTTACCTATAAAAATAAGTTCGGTGATTTTGGGGTGACCGCATCTGCCGGAGGAAATATCAGGTATTATGAGCAGACCACAAGTGATTACAGGGCAATAGGATTGAATAAAGCAGGGGTATACCAGCTGACCAATGCAATAGCGTTGGATAATAAACTTCCGAAGCCTAACGATAACCAGGTGAACAGTACGTATGCCCTGGCGAACTTCAGCTATAAAGATCTGGTCTTTTTGGATGTGACGGCCAGAAACGACTGGAGTAGCACGCTGCCTAAACACAACAGGTCTTATTTCTACCCGTCAGTGTCATCATCATTCATCCTTTCTGATATCTTTAAAATGAAATCAGACCAGTTCAATTTCTGGAAACTGAGAATGTCATGGTCAAAAGTAGGAAACGATACCTACAACTATATGCTTGACAAATACTATGAGAACAGTTCTTTTGCCGGCTCCGTAGAATCTCCGCTGCTGTATCCCAATCCTGATCTGAAACCGGAAATGATCACAAACATTGAAGGAGGAATGGATTTCACGATCCTTAAAAACAGATTGAGCTACAATATCACCGCTTATCAGAATAATTCAAAGAACCAGACGATTATAATTCCTGTATTGTATGAAGTAGGCTATAACAGAAGGATCATCAATGCCGGTGAGATCAGGAACCGGGGACTTGAAATGACTTTAAATGCATACCCGGTAAAGAACAAAAACTTCTCATGGAGTGTAAGCGCCAACTGGTCGATGAACAGAAATAAAATCCTTTCCCTTCCGGAAGAATTCAATGGAAAACCTTACACCATCGGAAGTGTAGGCGGTGTAGTGTATTATGATGCTGTGGTGGGTGGCTCACTTGGAGATATGTACGGTTACGGCCTGATGTATTCTCCGGATGGACAGGTGATCTACGGCAGCGACGGGCTGACGGCAAAACCTACCGAAATGAAAAAAATAGGAAACGCCTATCCCAAATGGAGAGCCGGTCTTCAGAACGAATTTAAATATAAGAATGTTACCGTAAGCTTCTCATTCGACGGACAGTATAAGGGAATCGCCTATTCTCAGTCGCATCACAAAATGTCCGAACAGGGGAAACTCCAGCATACGCTTTGGGGAAGGGATAATCCGGACGGTTTGATCGTGGGACAGGGCGTAGTTCAGAATCCGGATGGCAGCTTCTCCCCTAATACCAAAGGAGTTCCAGTTCCGACTTATTACGCTGACTATTACAGAAGGGCCAATGTGGAAACGAATTCATTCGATACTTCATTCATCAAGCTTAGAGATGCAAGGATTTCCTATTCCTTCCCGAAATCTGTTGTTGACCCTTTAAAAGTAACTGATATTACCCTTGCCCTCTTCGGAAGAAATCTTTGGATGTGGACAGAATTCCCACTCTTTGATCCTGAAGCCGCAACGTTGGATGATTCAACCATTACGCCGGGAATAGAAATAGGGCAGCTGCCTACTTCAAGGACAGTCGGGATACAGTTAAACGTTAAATTTTAAAAAATAAGAACAATGAAAAGACTTTTCTATATATCTTCATGTATCCTGGTTCTGGGAGCCGCCCTGGCATGTGACAGGAGCCTCGATGAGATCAATAAAGACCAGAGCCGGATCAATAATCCTGTGGCAAGTTCACTCTTGGCACCGGTACAGTACAATATGGCCTCAGTGGGCTATAACAGGGCCAATGATTTTACTTTCGACCTGATGCAGGTTTCCCTGGATTTCCCGAACGAAGGAAATTCACTGAGCCGCTACTACATCACTGAAAATACAGGAGCCGGGTTCTGGAATAATTCTTACCGCTGGCTGAAGCAGGTGGACGACCTGAAAAGAGCCGCTTTGGAAGAAGGCGATAAAAATTACGAGGCGATTGCGCTGGTCCTGAACGCATGGATCTATTCCAACCTTACCGATACCTACGGCGATATTCCTTTTTCCGAAGCTTCAAAGCTTGATGATGGGATTTTACAGCCAAAATTTGACCGGCAGAAGGATATCTATGTAAAAATGCTGGATGATCTTAAAGCGGCTAACTCTCTTTTTATCACGAATAAGGTGCTGACAGGAAATGATTTGTTCTACAAAGCTGAAACAGACGCGAACGGAATCAACAACTGGAAAAAGTTCTGTAATTCGCTTTCATTAAGACTGTTGACGAGAATTTTAAATAGAAACGGGGAAGTAAATGTCTATGCGAGAATTCAGGAGATCATCAGTAATCCTGCTGTGTATCCGATTTTTCAAAGCAATGCTGATGGGGCTAAACTGGATATCACAGGGGTTTCCCCGCTGATGCCGCCTATTGCAAGGCCTCAGGATTTTACGACGGGAAGGGCCGCTTCGGAATTTTTTGTAACCACATTGAAAAACAACAACGATCCGCGTTTAGCTATGTTTTTCTCGCAGGCAAAAGATCTGAGCAATGTCAATATCGGCTATAAAGGTGCTCCTTCCGGTTATGCTTTCGGAACTACATTCGATTATCAGCCTTCCAATCTTAATCAGAACCTGGCCAAAGCGCCTTTGAAGATCTTCGTATATCCGTATGCCGAGCTTCAGTTCATCCTGTCTGAGCTTGCCTTAAAAGGCATTATCCCGGGAAGTGCACAAACGTACTACGAAAATGGAGTAAAAGCTGCTATTGAACAGTGGGGAGCAGTGGTTCCTGCCAATTATTTCAGTAATCCAAATGTGGAGTATAAACCTGAAATGCAAAGGATCATGCTTCAGAAATATATCGCACTTTTCTTTGTAGATCAGCAGCAGTGGTTTGAAAAAAGAAGAACAGGTTTCCCGGTGCTTCCAAACAATGGCGGCCTCCTGAATGGCGGTGCAATGCCTCTGAGATTAATGTACCCTCCAAATCCTAAGGTTTTGAATACCTCTAATTACCAGACTGCGGTTCAGCAGATGGGTGGAGATGATATCAATGTGAAAATGTGGTGGAATAAATAATGAAGAGTAAAGAAAAAAGAAAAAAGAAAAAAGATATGAGTATAAAGGTAAAATTTTTAATGCCGTGTGTGCTGTTTTCAGCAATGGCTTTCTCACAGGATTCTGTTTCGGGATATGTGTTTGAGGACAGTAATAGCAATCAAAAGAAAGAGAACCGTGAAAAAGGAGTGGAAGGCGTTGCCGTTTCCAATGGAGTGCAGGTGGTTCTTACTGATAAGAACGGAAGATACAGCCTGCCGGTTCAGGAAGACCAGACGATTTTTGTGATCAAACCATCGGGGTATCAAACCGCATTGAACAGTAATAACCTGCCACAGTTTTATTATCATCATAAACCAAAAGGTTCACCGGCTGATTTTAAATATAAAGGAACGGCACCCACGGGAGCACTCCCGAAAGAGCTGAATTTCCCGCTTTATAAAAAAGAAGAGAGCAAAAATTTTGACATTCTTGTTTTCGGAGATCCGCAGCCGTATACTGAAAAAGAGCTGGATTATTTCAGAAGAGGAATTGTGAATGAGGTGAAAAATACCAAGAAAAATGCAGTATTGGGAATCAGTCTGGGAGATTTGGTTGGAGACAACCTGAGCCTTCAGAAGCCTTATGCGGATGTGATGAAAGAGATCGGGCTGCCGTGGTACAACGTGATGGGAAATCATGATATGAATTATGATGCCAAAGAAGACCGTTTGTCAGATGAAACCTTTGAAAACAATTTCGGTCCGGCCAATTATTCTTTCAATTACGGAAATGTTCATTTCATCATTTTAGATGATATCCTGTATCCTGATCCAAGAGATGGGAAAGGCTACTGGGGCGGATTCCGTGAGGACCAGCTGAAATTTATTGAAAATGATCTGAAACTGGTTGATAAAAATAAACTCATCGTTATTTCTTTCCATATTCCTCTGGAGCATAACAATGAGGACAACTTCAGAAATGCAGACCGTCAGAAATTGTTTGATTTCCTGAATCCTTTTGAAAATGTACTGCTTTTATCAGCGCATACGCATATCCAGCAACAGATTTTCTACACCAAGAAATCAGGCTGGAACGGAGCAAAAGACCTTCATGAATATAATGTAGGGACCACCTGCGGAGACTGGTATTCCGGAACACCGGATGATGCCGGACTTCCTACCTCCACTATGAGAGACGGAACTGCGAAAGGCTATTCTTTTATCAGCTTTAATGATAACCAATATAAAGTGAAATACAGAACCGCCGGAAAACCGGAGGATTATCAGATTAAATTATACCTACCAAAGGTGATTCCTCATCCGTCAAAAACTTCTGCAAAGATCCTTGCCAACTTCTTTATGGGAAGCAAAAAGGACAAAGTAGAATACAGGATAGATAATGGAAACTGGGAAGAAATGGAGTACGATGAAGCTGTAGACCCAAATTTTGCCCTTTCCGTATTCAAATGGGATTCCACACAGAATCTGTTTCCGGGCAGAAGGCCTTCCAATCCTGAACTGTCAAAGCATATCTGGACCACTGGATTTCCTAAGAAACTGGCTTTAGGAAAGCATAAACTTGAGGTGAGGGCTGCCGATATGTACGGAAATCAGTTTACGGCTTCGGAAGAATTTGAGGTACAGAACCCTGTTCTTATTCCATAGCTTTTTCATTTTTTTACTATACTTTCAATAGAAACCGGCTTGTAATAGGGCCGGTTTTGTTTTTTTATAACTTTTGAATGATAGATTGAAATCCTGCTTATTTTTTGACGCATTAAGAGGGATTTAAGAAGGTAAGGAAAGTTAAGGAAAATCTAAAAGTTTTTTAACCCTACTCTTCAAGCGCAGCTCAAACTTAATATTCTTAAAAACTTAAATTCTCCTTAATGGTTTTAAAATTTCACCTGCTTTTGTGATTGTTTTTTATCTCCCACAGATTTCTCAGATTTTCACAGATGATTGCGTATATTTTTCAGCATAAAAATCTTTGATTTTTTTCAAAACTTATGTGAACTTTTTCTGCGCAAAGAATTGAACTTTAAAATAACTAAAGTGTTAAAAACTTTGCCCCTTTTGTGGTTAAAAACATCCGGACTTCGTTTCGCTATTAAAATTCAGTTAAATCTGTATTCAACCGCTTCTGACAACTTGTTCTTTCGTAAATTTGTTGTACGAAAAATATCATTATGAACATAAACGGAAAAAATGCCATCGTTACAGGTGGTGGAAGAGGACTTGGAAAAGCGGTTGCTATTGCTTTGGCTCATGAAGGAGTAAATGTTGCAGTTACGGGAAGAAATGAAGAAAATCTTAAAAATACCGTTGAGGAAATTAAAGCCTTGGGCGTGAATTCAGCTTACGCGGTTTTCAGTATTGATGAGGAATCTGAAGTGAAGGCGGGTATAGAAACTCTTGCCGGTCAGCTTGGAGGGGTGGATATTCTGGTGAATAATGCAGGAATCGGGGATTTTGGAAGTATTGAGGATATGCCATCCGAAACCTGGGAGCAGGTGATCAGAACCAATCTTTTCGGGGTTTATTATGCCGCTAAAGCTGTGTATCCGTTCCTGAAAGAGAATGGGGAGGGGGATATCGTTAACGTGGCTTCTACAGCAGGTTTAAAAGGAGGCCCGAATATGTCGGCATATGCTGCATCAAAAGCGGCTGTGGTTTCATTATCACAATCTATGATGGCAGAATGGAGAAAACAGAATATCCGCGTTATCACCCTGACACCAAGTACCATCGCTTCTGATATGAGCATCCAGGGCGGACTTACAGACGGAAACCCGGATAAAGTACTTCAGCCTGAAGATTTTGCAGAATGGGTAAGAGATATTTTAAAAATGAACAGAAGAGCATTAATTGCCAATGGTTCTATTTTTTCTACGAATCCGTAAGATTAGTTATTAGTTATTAGTTATTAGTTATTAGTTGTGGCAGAAAATATTCAATAGGAACGGGCTTCAGCCCGTTTTTTTATTCAGACAGTTCATCCGGCTTCAGCCAAAATATAAAAACATTTTCAGGCGTTTGGCATTGAAATAAAAACCATGATGGGCAAAATATAGCATACTCGTAACACTTCTATTTTTTTAACAATAATAACATTCTTACTTTTGCAGTAAATTATTCACTCACATGCAAAATTATTTGGAATTCAATTTCAAGATTTCTCCATTACAGCCATGGAACGAGATATTAATGGCAGAGCTTATCGAAATAGGTTTTGACAGCTTTACAGAAGAAATTGACGGAATTTTAGGATATATTCAGAAAGAACTGTTCAATGAAGATGAACTTAAAGCACTTCCGCTTTTTGACAATGAAAATGTACAGATCAGCTACACTTTTGAGGAGATGCCAAACATCAACTGGAACGAAGAATGGGAAAAGAATTTTTCGCCGATCAATATTGAAGATAAAGTGCTGATCCGGGCAGAATTCCATGAATCTGTACCGGGAATGCATGAAATTATTATTCAGCCTAAAATGTCTTTCGGAACAGGGCATCACCCTACGACACACCTGATGATCCAGCAGATGATGGATATTGATTTTACCGGTAAAAAAGTCCTGGATATGGGATGCGGAACCTCTGTGCTTGCTATTTATGCTAAACAACAGGGCGCTGGAAATGTGAAAGCAATTGATATTGATGAATGGTCCGTAGAAAATTCAAAAGAAAATGCTGTCAGAAATGGCGTTGAACTGGATATTGAACTGGGAACGGCAGATAATCTGGGAAAAGAGAATTTTGATATTATCTTAGCCAATATCAACAGGAATATCCTGATCTCTGATATTCCAACATATGTTTCCGTGATGAATGAAGGAGGAAAACTGCTGTTATCCGGCCTGTGCTTTTTTGATGTGGACGATATCCTTGAAGTGTGTAAAGAAAGCGGACTGGAGCTGAAGAAGCAGCTACAGCGTGAAGAATGGGTAAGCTTGCTGCTTGAGAAATAATCAAAACACAATACAGATATGAAATCCTTGCTGACCGTTTTATTTTTGATGGCGCTGCAGCTTTTTTCAGCTCAGGAAGAAAATGAGGTGTATCCTGACGGAGTTTTCAGCTTTGAAGAAAATAAAACCCAGAAAATTTTTACAGATTGGACCAGGGTCAGAAAAGATCCGGATGTGCAGTCTGAACTTTTAGATTCCCTGCAGACCAATCAGCAGGTGATGATCCTTAAGAAGGAAGAAAAAGTACTGAGGTTAGGGGAAAGAGGAGCCAACTGGTATAAAGTATCATATC containing:
- a CDS encoding SusD/RagB family nutrient-binding outer membrane lipoprotein, which gives rise to MKRLFYISSCILVLGAALACDRSLDEINKDQSRINNPVASSLLAPVQYNMASVGYNRANDFTFDLMQVSLDFPNEGNSLSRYYITENTGAGFWNNSYRWLKQVDDLKRAALEEGDKNYEAIALVLNAWIYSNLTDTYGDIPFSEASKLDDGILQPKFDRQKDIYVKMLDDLKAANSLFITNKVLTGNDLFYKAETDANGINNWKKFCNSLSLRLLTRILNRNGEVNVYARIQEIISNPAVYPIFQSNADGAKLDITGVSPLMPPIARPQDFTTGRAASEFFVTTLKNNNDPRLAMFFSQAKDLSNVNIGYKGAPSGYAFGTTFDYQPSNLNQNLAKAPLKIFVYPYAELQFILSELALKGIIPGSAQTYYENGVKAAIEQWGAVVPANYFSNPNVEYKPEMQRIMLQKYIALFFVDQQQWFEKRRTGFPVLPNNGGLLNGGAMPLRLMYPPNPKVLNTSNYQTAVQQMGGDDINVKMWWNK
- the prmA gene encoding 50S ribosomal protein L11 methyltransferase produces the protein MQNYLEFNFKISPLQPWNEILMAELIEIGFDSFTEEIDGILGYIQKELFNEDELKALPLFDNENVQISYTFEEMPNINWNEEWEKNFSPINIEDKVLIRAEFHESVPGMHEIIIQPKMSFGTGHHPTTHLMIQQMMDIDFTGKKVLDMGCGTSVLAIYAKQQGAGNVKAIDIDEWSVENSKENAVRNGVELDIELGTADNLGKENFDIILANINRNILISDIPTYVSVMNEGGKLLLSGLCFFDVDDILEVCKESGLELKKQLQREEWVSLLLEK
- a CDS encoding 3-ketoacyl-ACP reductase; translation: MNINGKNAIVTGGGRGLGKAVAIALAHEGVNVAVTGRNEENLKNTVEEIKALGVNSAYAVFSIDEESEVKAGIETLAGQLGGVDILVNNAGIGDFGSIEDMPSETWEQVIRTNLFGVYYAAKAVYPFLKENGEGDIVNVASTAGLKGGPNMSAYAASKAAVVSLSQSMMAEWRKQNIRVITLTPSTIASDMSIQGGLTDGNPDKVLQPEDFAEWVRDILKMNRRALIANGSIFSTNP
- a CDS encoding SusC/RagA family TonB-linked outer membrane protein, giving the protein MRKETQKLLVLSLLGLVSVNLAAQQKVKKDTVKGIDEVVVTALGIKRQDKSLGYSTQTVKSEEILKTQNNNWAQALEGKVAGLKVQTAGAGPLGTSRITLRGDVSMNMGNNGALIVVDGVPLSDRKTGTGTAAYGAGSGGDLPIDYGDSFNSINPDDIESVTILKGPSASALYGSRGSRGAIMITTKSGKTKKGKVQITLNSYTSFDTVLKWPDYQYEYGQGTMQKDKAGNYYYSYGASPDGVNTGSTSSAFGPKFAGQYYFQYDPSVEGQSKERQLWRPYKNNIKDFWQVGTTYSNSLSLEHSNENTAFRSSLSYLKNDWMMPNTGFDRLNAAVSVDHKMNSRLKVGTKLNFSQTKSDNLPATGYNNQSISYFMIFQNPNVDLAWYRPIWKSGQEQVDQIHPFSSYIDNPYLIAYENLNSTDKKIITGNINVNYQFAKNFDVAFKSGLEWSNEFRTQRRPWSSANYLKGYYREQYIKYFDLNNDILFTYKNKFGDFGVTASAGGNIRYYEQTTSDYRAIGLNKAGVYQLTNAIALDNKLPKPNDNQVNSTYALANFSYKDLVFLDVTARNDWSSTLPKHNRSYFYPSVSSSFILSDIFKMKSDQFNFWKLRMSWSKVGNDTYNYMLDKYYENSSFAGSVESPLLYPNPDLKPEMITNIEGGMDFTILKNRLSYNITAYQNNSKNQTIIIPVLYEVGYNRRIINAGEIRNRGLEMTLNAYPVKNKNFSWSVSANWSMNRNKILSLPEEFNGKPYTIGSVGGVVYYDAVVGGSLGDMYGYGLMYSPDGQVIYGSDGLTAKPTEMKKIGNAYPKWRAGLQNEFKYKNVTVSFSFDGQYKGIAYSQSHHKMSEQGKLQHTLWGRDNPDGLIVGQGVVQNPDGSFSPNTKGVPVPTYYADYYRRANVETNSFDTSFIKLRDARISYSFPKSVVDPLKVTDITLALFGRNLWMWTEFPLFDPEAATLDDSTITPGIEIGQLPTSRTVGIQLNVKF
- a CDS encoding calcineurin-like phosphoesterase C-terminal domain-containing protein encodes the protein MPCVLFSAMAFSQDSVSGYVFEDSNSNQKKENREKGVEGVAVSNGVQVVLTDKNGRYSLPVQEDQTIFVIKPSGYQTALNSNNLPQFYYHHKPKGSPADFKYKGTAPTGALPKELNFPLYKKEESKNFDILVFGDPQPYTEKELDYFRRGIVNEVKNTKKNAVLGISLGDLVGDNLSLQKPYADVMKEIGLPWYNVMGNHDMNYDAKEDRLSDETFENNFGPANYSFNYGNVHFIILDDILYPDPRDGKGYWGGFREDQLKFIENDLKLVDKNKLIVISFHIPLEHNNEDNFRNADRQKLFDFLNPFENVLLLSAHTHIQQQIFYTKKSGWNGAKDLHEYNVGTTCGDWYSGTPDDAGLPTSTMRDGTAKGYSFISFNDNQYKVKYRTAGKPEDYQIKLYLPKVIPHPSKTSAKILANFFMGSKKDKVEYRIDNGNWEEMEYDEAVDPNFALSVFKWDSTQNLFPGRRPSNPELSKHIWTTGFPKKLALGKHKLEVRAADMYGNQFTASEEFEVQNPVLIP